GGCGACGAGCTTGAGGACGCGGGCGAAGACATCGTCGAAGTCGACGTTCTGGGCGAGCCCCTCCGACAGGGTGTCGTGCACCACCGCGATGGCCGACACCCGACGCATGGCCTGCGTGAGGGCGTCGCGCGCTTCGTCGGAGTGCGTACGGCGCGCCTGGATGCGCAACAGAGAAGCCACCGTCTGCAGGTTGTTCTTCACCCGGTGGTGAATCTCGCGGATCGTGGCGTCCTTGGTGATGAGTTCCTGCTCCTGATGGCGGATCTCGGTCACGTCGCGGCTGAGCACGATCGCTCCCACACGGTTGCCCCGTTCGCGCAGCGGGATGGTGCGCAGCGACACCTGCACGCCGCGCGCCTCCATGTCGGCACGCCAGGGCGCCCGTCCGCTGACGACGACGGGCAGCGACTCGTCGACGTCCTGTCGCTTGGCGGGGAGGATGCGCGCGGTGACCTCGGCGAGAGACTCGCCCTCGAGCTCGTCGTCGAAGCCCATGCGGTTGAACGCCGACAGCGCGTTGGGGCTGGCGAAGGTGGTGATGCCGTCGACGTCGAGGCGGATCAGGCCGTCGGAGGCGCGCGGGGCTCCTCGGCGCGGAGCGGTGGGAGCGGCGAGATCGGGGAATTCGGCCGAGGAGATCATGCCGAACAGCTCGTCCGCGCAGTCGTTGAACGTGATCTGCTGACGCGAGGGCGTCCGTGTCTCGCCGAGATTCGTGTGACGCGTCAGGACGCCGACGGTGGTGACCGCCTCCCCCTCGCGGGAGAGCTCCCGCACGATCGGGACCGCGCGCACACGGGTGGGAGTCTCCTCGAACCAGTCGGGGGATGCCGAGTCGACGATGCGCCCGCTCTGGAAGGCCTCGCGCACCTGCGTGCGCCACTGCGGCCGCACGCGGTCGCCCACGATGTCGCGATAGAAGAGCGTCGCTGCGCCGCCGGGGCGGGTGTGCGCCACGGCGACGAAGGAATCGTCTTGCGTCGGGACCCAGATCACAATGTCGGCGAAGGCCAGATCAGCGAGCAACTGTCCGTCGCCGGCGAGCCGGTGCAGCCACTCGACGTCGGCCTCGCTGGAGCGCCCCTGGGCGTAGACGAGTTCACTCAGTGTCGACACCCCTCCAGCCTAGGGGAGCGCTCGATCACCGCCTCCCCGGAGGTCGCCTGTCTCGCTGCAGGCGGGCCCGCGCGGGATCGGAACACCTCGAACCTCGCCACGGGTGCGAGCTGCGGGCTCGACGAACACCGTGCCCGGCCGCCCCGCCGGCGACTTCACCCGGCGGGTGAGACGGGGGCCTCCCCCGAAAGGGGGACCTCGTGAGCCGCGGCCGCTTCGATGCTGATTTTTCGCGCGGTTCTCGGCCCCGGCAGGTGCCGCGGCGTCGTCCGCCGTCGACCGTCCACACCCGAGCAGTATCTGTCTCCGTCGGCCGTGGATGCGACCGTCCCGATCGGCACGAGTGTCGCGGGGATGGCCGCGAAATCGCGGCCGATCCGCATGATCGCGCGGATGTCGCCCGTCGATGCGGCCACCTCGCCCCGCCTCACCTCAACACCGGACGCCCGCGGAAAGGGCTCCCTCCTACGCCGTCTCACCCGCCGCGACCTCTCCGGCGGGCCGCCCGCCCGCCCCCGGACCCCCGCGTGGGACTGCCCTACTGTCGGCGTCATCCCCCGCGCCTCGCCGCTTCACACCCACGGAGGGAACCATGTCATCGCACACCGCCCACTCCACCGAGAGTCCGACGAGAAGGTCGCTGGCCGCCGCCGCACGGTCGGAGGAGTTCTTCGGTCGTCAGAAGACCTCGGCCCAGCACCTGCCCTCTGCGGAGAAGTTCACGCTGAACATCGTGCGCGGAGTGCTCGAGGTGCTCGCGGGAGTCCGCGAACTCGACCAGCTGGCCCGCTGGCTGTCGGAAGACGTCTACCGCACGGTCGGGGTGCGGGCGAGCCTCGCGGCCCGCGCGCGCAGCGCCCGCGGGATGCCCACCCCGCGATCGACGCACATCATTCAGAGTGTCCACCTATCCTCCCCGGCCGACCACGTCGTCGAGGCCACCGTCACGGCGGCCACGCGTCTGCGCACGCGGGCCATCGCCCTCCGGCTCGAGGGGCTGGACGGCCGGTGGCGGGTGACCTCGCTCGGTCTCCTGTGACCAGAGCGCACGTCCGCCGAGATCGCGCGCGTCCGGGCGCGTCCTCACCGAGCGGCGGACGCACGGCGCGCTGACGGCGGGTGCGATGGGGCCTCACCCCGCCCGTCGTCAGCGCGTCTCACGACTGCCGCCCCACCCGGACTCTCGTCATGGACGAACCCGTGCACCGCCGCGCACGGCGGAGACGGAGCCCGTTCCGACAGTCTCCCGCCTGTCCACCGGGACGGGCGTCAGGGCCGCCAGGACGCGAGGAAGTTGCCGAGCCGTTCGACGGCATCCGCGATCACCCGGGCTTCGGGAAGGGTCACGATGCGCACGTGGTCGGTGGCCGGCCAGTTGAAGCCCGAACCCTGCACGAGCAGCACGTGCTCGGCGACCAGGAAGTCGCGCACGAACTTGCCGTCGTCGGGGATCTCGTACACCTCGGGGTCGAAGCGCGGGAACGCGTACAGCGCACCGCGGGGCAGCACGCACGACACGCCCGGGATGGCCTCGAGGCCGTGCCAGGCGGCATCCCTCTGCTCATGCAGGCGACCGGTCGGCGCGATGAGCGCGTCGATGGACTGCACGCCCGAGAGCGCCGCCTGCACCGCGAACTGCGCCGGGACGTTCGGGCACAGACGCGTGGATGCCAGCAGGTTGATGCCGTGGATGAACCCCTGCGCGTGGTCCTTCGGGCCCGTGATCGCGAGCCAGCCCGAGCGGTACCCCGCGACGCGGTAGGTCTTGGACAGACCGTTGAAGGTCAGGCACAGCAGGTCGGGCGCCACCGTGGCCAGGGGGATGTGGACGGCGTCATCGAACAGGATGCGGTCGTAGATCTCGTCGGCGAGAAGCAGCAGCGAGTGCTCGCGAGCGATGTCGGCGATTCCGTCGAGGACTTCGCGCGAGTAGACCGCACCGGTGGGGTTGTTGGGGTTGATGACGACGATCGCCTTGGTGCGGGGCGTGACCTTCGACCGGATGTCGTCCAGATCGGGCTGCCATTCACGCGACTCGTCGCACAGGTAGTGCACGGGAGTGCCGCCGCCCAGGCTCGTCATGGCCGTCCACAGCGGGTAATCGGGCGCGGGGATGAGGACCTCGTCGCCCTCGTCGAGCAGCGCCTGCATGGTCATCGTGATGAGCTCGGACACGCCGTTGCCCAGGAACACGTGATCGGGGTCGAGGGCGGGGAAGCCCGGCACCTGCTCGTAGCGCGACACGACCGCGCGACGGGCCGACAGGATGCCACGGCTGTCGCTGTAGCCGTGCGCGTTCGGGACCGACGCGATCATGTCGCGCACGATCTGGTGCGGCGCTTCGAAACCGAAGATCGCGGGATTGCCCGTGTTGAGCTTGAGGATCGAGTGCCCCTCGGCCTCGAGACGGTCGGCTTCGACCAGTGCCTCCCCCCGGATCTCGTAGAGGACGTCTTTCAACTTCGACGACTGATCGAGGGGGCGTAGCGGGCTCATCGGATCAGGATATCCCCGCCTCCATCGAGCCAATCGACAGCGAGTGGACCGTGCTTCGGCCGCTCGGAACGCCGGATGCCGCGCCCCCGACGGGGACGCGGCATCCGGCACGAATCACTTCTTCTTCGCGGCCCGGCGATCGGCGCGGTTGTTCGCTGCAGCCGGGTCGGCGGCGCTGTCGGTGCGCTGACCGAAAGCGCCGCGGGCACCGGTGGGCACCGGTTCGGCCGCGGGCGCGGCCTGCTGCGTCGCCTGGCGGACGCGGTTGGTCGCCGCCTGCTGCACCTGACCGCGGTCGTTGCGCACCTCGACCTCGCCCGCATCGTTGGCGGCGGAGTACTCCAGGCGCTGCGTCTCGACCGGCGTCGGCGTGAGGCCCTTGGCCTCCACCTGCGCCTCATCGCCGTCGACCTTCCGCACCTCGACCTCGAGGTTGTAGAGGAAGCCGACGGACTCCTCCTTGATCTGCCCCATCATCGACTGGAACATCTGGTAGCCCTCGCGCTGGTACTCGATGAGCGGGTCGCGCTGGGCCATCGCGCGCAGGCCGATGCCGTCTTTGAGGTAGTCCATCTCGTAGAGGTGCTCGCGCCAGCGGCGGTCGAGCACCTGCAGCACGACGCGGCGCTCGAG
The DNA window shown above is from Microbacterium proteolyticum and carries:
- a CDS encoding sensor histidine kinase codes for the protein MSTLSELVYAQGRSSEADVEWLHRLAGDGQLLADLAFADIVIWVPTQDDSFVAVAHTRPGGAATLFYRDIVGDRVRPQWRTQVREAFQSGRIVDSASPDWFEETPTRVRAVPIVRELSREGEAVTTVGVLTRHTNLGETRTPSRQQITFNDCADELFGMISSAEFPDLAAPTAPRRGAPRASDGLIRLDVDGITTFASPNALSAFNRMGFDDELEGESLAEVTARILPAKRQDVDESLPVVVSGRAPWRADMEARGVQVSLRTIPLRERGNRVGAIVLSRDVTEIRHQEQELITKDATIREIHHRVKNNLQTVASLLRIQARRTHSDEARDALTQAMRRVSAIAVVHDTLSEGLAQNVDFDDVFARVLKLVAEVAAAPNTRARTRTTGQFGTLPSQFATPLALALTELVTNAVEHGLAGQEGDVEISAERSGEMLEVSVRDTGVGLPEGQVGRGLGTQIVRTLIQGELGGTIDWHTLMGSGTEVTIEIPLRYIGGAAV
- a CDS encoding Rv3235 family protein; protein product: MSSHTAHSTESPTRRSLAAAARSEEFFGRQKTSAQHLPSAEKFTLNIVRGVLEVLAGVRELDQLARWLSEDVYRTVGVRASLAARARSARGMPTPRSTHIIQSVHLSSPADHVVEATVTAATRLRTRAIALRLEGLDGRWRVTSLGLL
- a CDS encoding pyridoxal phosphate-dependent aminotransferase gives rise to the protein MSPLRPLDQSSKLKDVLYEIRGEALVEADRLEAEGHSILKLNTGNPAIFGFEAPHQIVRDMIASVPNAHGYSDSRGILSARRAVVSRYEQVPGFPALDPDHVFLGNGVSELITMTMQALLDEGDEVLIPAPDYPLWTAMTSLGGGTPVHYLCDESREWQPDLDDIRSKVTPRTKAIVVINPNNPTGAVYSREVLDGIADIAREHSLLLLADEIYDRILFDDAVHIPLATVAPDLLCLTFNGLSKTYRVAGYRSGWLAITGPKDHAQGFIHGINLLASTRLCPNVPAQFAVQAALSGVQSIDALIAPTGRLHEQRDAAWHGLEAIPGVSCVLPRGALYAFPRFDPEVYEIPDDGKFVRDFLVAEHVLLVQGSGFNWPATDHVRIVTLPEARVIADAVERLGNFLASWRP